One genomic segment of Rhizorhabdus phycosphaerae includes these proteins:
- a CDS encoding alpha/beta fold hydrolase: MRGDLVIQERRISVGEGLSLNVMEAGSGPLLLMIHGFPGLAYSWRHQMLPFASAGFRAVAIDSLGYGASDRPADPALYDSAYMQAYLTALLDHYGARDAVVIGQDFGAQYAWNMAVRSPERVRALIATIPYDYDLAGRAMLGGQPRLAEGEGPRPDMASPDHRPSVRFAEMAKAHFVHFHYFQTVGPADRELGNALADYLRRSFHALSASGDLWAWKALPSEGTGYLDALPPAPDLPWSWLSAEEFAEYVRRYDHPDIDLRMIGGLNSYRTADANWEIGRAWADADVTVPTLMLYGAADPSFGFFPDWEERLRRRVPGLADIVTIEGAGHLVQQEAPEAFNAAVLRFLDSVA; encoded by the coding sequence ATGCGAGGCGATCTCGTGATTCAGGAACGCAGGATATCGGTCGGCGAAGGCTTGAGCCTGAACGTGATGGAGGCCGGCAGCGGCCCCTTGTTGCTGATGATCCACGGCTTTCCCGGCCTCGCCTATAGCTGGCGGCACCAGATGCTCCCCTTCGCAAGCGCCGGCTTCAGGGCCGTCGCGATCGACAGCCTCGGCTATGGCGCAAGCGACCGGCCGGCTGATCCCGCTCTCTACGACTCCGCGTACATGCAGGCCTATCTGACGGCGCTGCTCGACCATTATGGTGCGCGCGACGCCGTCGTCATCGGGCAGGATTTCGGGGCGCAATATGCGTGGAACATGGCGGTCCGCTCGCCCGAGCGTGTCCGGGCGCTGATCGCCACCATTCCCTATGACTATGACCTTGCCGGTCGCGCCATGCTGGGCGGCCAGCCCCGCCTCGCCGAGGGCGAGGGGCCGCGACCCGACATGGCGTCGCCCGACCATCGCCCATCGGTGCGCTTCGCCGAAATGGCGAAGGCGCATTTCGTCCACTTCCATTATTTCCAGACGGTAGGACCCGCCGATCGCGAGTTGGGCAACGCGCTGGCCGATTATCTGCGGCGCAGCTTCCATGCGCTGAGCGCGTCGGGCGACCTGTGGGCGTGGAAGGCGCTGCCGTCGGAGGGCACCGGTTATCTCGACGCGCTGCCACCCGCGCCCGACCTGCCCTGGTCCTGGCTCAGCGCCGAGGAGTTCGCCGAATATGTCCGGCGCTACGATCATCCCGATATCGACCTGCGGATGATCGGTGGGCTCAACTCCTATCGCACGGCCGACGCCAATTGGGAGATCGGCCGGGCCTGGGCCGATGCGGACGTCACCGTGCCGACATTGATGTTGTACGGCGCCGCCGATCCCTCCTTCGGCTTCTTCCCGGATTGGGAGGAACGGCTCCGCCGCCGCGTGCCGGGGCTGGCCGACATCGTGACGATCGAGGGTGCGGGCCATCTCGTCCAGCAGGAGGCGCCCGAGGCGTTCAACGCCGCCGTCTTACGCTTCCTGGATAGCGTCGCATGA
- a CDS encoding TIM barrel protein, translated as MNRRFAGHLGVRGPDAPLLQHMAASHDPVDQIGLMAELGFAGVFDNYLLLRDEADQDRIGTELRRHGMAMGSFVHDPLRWDQPAWVDGTALSSLDRTLAAAARSGAASITCITAGRGDPARDRRGMADNLRRAADGIAADGPLLCVEATHPVFAPGLLIEQVEDALEVVRLADHPKVRLALDLGHVALHGRDPVEIIGLAAGHIGNLQIADLPGRIEPGAGKLDWPAIFAALDRAGYAGLLELELEPQETGEAGERAMIARLAGLGLGRAV; from the coding sequence ATGAATCGGCGCTTTGCCGGGCATCTGGGCGTTCGGGGGCCGGATGCGCCGCTGCTGCAGCATATGGCCGCGTCTCACGATCCGGTGGATCAGATCGGGCTGATGGCCGAACTCGGCTTTGCCGGAGTGTTCGACAATTATCTGCTGCTGCGCGACGAAGCGGATCAGGACCGGATCGGTACGGAGCTTCGCCGCCATGGCATGGCGATGGGGTCCTTCGTCCACGATCCGCTGCGCTGGGACCAGCCGGCCTGGGTCGATGGCACCGCCCTCTCCTCGCTCGACCGGACGCTCGCCGCCGCTGCGCGCAGCGGGGCCGCTTCGATCACCTGCATCACGGCCGGCAGGGGAGATCCAGCGAGGGATCGACGCGGCATGGCGGACAATCTGCGCCGGGCTGCCGACGGGATCGCCGCGGATGGACCGCTGCTCTGCGTCGAGGCCACGCATCCGGTCTTCGCGCCCGGGCTGCTGATCGAGCAGGTCGAGGATGCGCTGGAGGTGGTTCGGCTGGCCGATCATCCGAAGGTGCGGCTGGCTCTCGATTTGGGGCATGTCGCGTTGCATGGCCGGGACCCGGTCGAGATCATCGGCCTGGCGGCGGGCCACATCGGCAATTTGCAGATCGCAGACCTGCCGGGGCGGATCGAGCCCGGCGCCGGAAAGCTCGATTGGCCGGCTATCTTCGCCGCGCTCGACAGGGCCGGATATGCCGGACTGCTGGAGCTCGAGCTCGAGCCGCAGGAAACAGGAGAGGCCGGCGAGCGCGCGATGATCGCGCGGCTCGCCGGCCTCGGTCTTGGTCGGGCGGTTTAG
- a CDS encoding TonB-dependent receptor: MTIASKFLRASVIALAAAALAPLHAQTTPAADETTSNDGLEEIVVTAERRAENLQRTPIAITALTANALQASGITDLRGVVQAAPSLYFAPYPSSSTTLVLFMRGQGIGDPNLITKDGGVGLYVDGIYQSRPQASTFDLADVERVEVLRGPQGTLYGRNTTGGAVNIISRKPSGELGIRGLASVGNYGYRRVLANVDLPQFGDFKVKLTGLYSNRDGWAENARNTAGVPSANDFQADRKYAVRGAVRWEPSDTVTVDYAADYSHQRTTPVRYVTENSFAPFLFPGYSSDVERTYRPVYLPYSHVKSDGQTLVGEWQATDGLTLRSLSSYRNIRVKTYQDYVEAFLAPFFSYDKIGSKTYTQEFQAVGNFDQFKYVVGVYYFREKSDHLLNADIGTGTPNQLVLVDRLTNAKSTSKAIFGQLTWTPDFAEGKFDVTVGGRYTSDKRTADRVRTQNFFAGQTSPLVFRGFNGPGFTLPLGSVVGATNVKNNKFNPALTLSYRPADNVSLYAKVVTGYKAGGSNEASPTFTRTFNPETVTSWEAGIKTDLLDRRLRFNLAGFLAKYKDLQLDISADPVDASLADTFNVGRATVKGLEADLTAVPISGVTLTASYAYTDATIKSVRAPAGSIFDPLVNPSSPVRVGDDITGYFVLPFTPKHSVRLSGDWAIATIGDGTLAAHADYTWKDKVYTTAGAGPSVPLGRDAPVNDSFGIVDARLSYTIDRGDGRNISIALWGKNVFDKRYPGFVIGSGSIITGYPNQAISYGDPATYGIDVGFSF; this comes from the coding sequence TTGACCATCGCATCCAAATTCCTTCGCGCGTCCGTCATCGCTCTCGCAGCTGCTGCGCTAGCCCCGCTGCACGCACAGACGACGCCGGCCGCCGACGAAACGACGAGCAATGACGGTCTCGAGGAAATCGTCGTCACCGCCGAACGCCGTGCCGAGAATCTCCAGCGCACCCCGATCGCCATCACCGCGCTGACAGCCAATGCGCTGCAGGCATCGGGCATCACCGATCTGCGCGGCGTCGTGCAGGCAGCGCCGAGCCTCTATTTCGCTCCCTATCCCAGCTCGTCGACGACGCTGGTCCTGTTCATGCGCGGCCAGGGCATCGGCGATCCCAACCTGATCACCAAGGATGGCGGCGTCGGCCTTTATGTCGACGGCATCTACCAGTCGCGCCCGCAGGCCTCGACCTTCGACCTCGCGGACGTCGAGCGGGTCGAAGTGCTCCGCGGACCGCAGGGCACGCTCTACGGCCGCAACACCACCGGCGGCGCGGTCAACATCATCAGCCGCAAGCCGAGCGGCGAACTGGGCATTCGCGGCCTCGCCTCGGTCGGCAACTATGGCTATCGTCGCGTGCTCGCCAATGTCGACCTGCCGCAGTTCGGTGACTTCAAGGTCAAGCTGACCGGTCTCTATTCGAACCGCGACGGCTGGGCGGAGAATGCCCGCAACACCGCCGGCGTGCCGAGCGCGAACGACTTCCAGGCCGACCGCAAATATGCCGTGCGCGGCGCGGTCCGGTGGGAGCCTTCGGACACCGTCACCGTCGACTATGCGGCAGACTATAGCCACCAGCGCACGACGCCGGTCCGCTACGTCACCGAGAACAGCTTCGCGCCGTTCCTCTTCCCGGGCTACAGCTCCGACGTCGAGCGGACCTACCGGCCGGTCTACCTGCCCTATAGCCATGTGAAGTCCGACGGGCAGACGCTGGTGGGCGAGTGGCAGGCGACCGACGGTCTGACGCTGCGTTCGCTGAGCAGCTACCGCAACATCCGGGTCAAGACCTATCAGGACTATGTCGAGGCGTTTCTCGCGCCCTTCTTCAGCTACGACAAGATCGGCTCGAAGACCTACACGCAGGAATTCCAGGCAGTCGGCAATTTCGACCAGTTCAAATATGTCGTCGGCGTTTATTATTTCCGTGAGAAATCGGACCATCTGCTTAACGCCGACATCGGCACCGGCACGCCCAACCAGCTGGTGCTGGTCGATCGCCTGACCAACGCCAAGTCGACCTCCAAGGCAATCTTCGGCCAGCTGACCTGGACGCCAGACTTCGCCGAGGGCAAGTTCGACGTGACGGTGGGCGGTCGCTACACCAGCGACAAGCGCACGGCCGATCGCGTCCGGACGCAGAATTTCTTTGCCGGGCAGACCTCCCCCCTCGTGTTCCGCGGCTTCAACGGCCCGGGCTTCACCCTGCCGCTCGGCTCGGTGGTCGGCGCGACCAACGTCAAGAACAACAAGTTCAATCCTGCGCTGACCCTCTCCTATCGTCCAGCGGACAATGTCTCGCTCTATGCGAAGGTCGTCACCGGCTACAAGGCGGGCGGGTCGAACGAGGCTTCGCCGACCTTCACCCGGACCTTCAACCCGGAAACGGTTACCAGCTGGGAAGCCGGCATCAAGACCGACCTGCTCGACCGGCGCCTGCGCTTCAACCTCGCAGGCTTCCTGGCTAAGTATAAGGATCTGCAGCTCGACATCTCGGCCGATCCGGTCGACGCCTCGCTGGCCGACACGTTCAACGTCGGCCGAGCGACGGTGAAGGGCCTCGAAGCCGACCTGACCGCCGTTCCGATCAGCGGCGTCACGCTGACCGCGAGCTACGCTTACACCGACGCCACCATCAAGAGCGTGCGGGCACCGGCTGGCTCGATCTTCGATCCGCTGGTCAACCCGAGCTCGCCGGTTCGCGTCGGCGACGACATCACCGGCTATTTCGTCCTTCCCTTCACGCCGAAGCACAGCGTCCGCCTGTCGGGCGACTGGGCGATCGCGACGATCGGTGACGGCACGCTCGCGGCCCATGCCGACTATACGTGGAAGGACAAGGTCTACACGACGGCGGGCGCCGGTCCGTCGGTGCCTCTGGGCCGCGACGCGCCGGTCAACGACAGCTTCGGCATCGTCGATGCGCGCTTGTCCTACACGATCGATCGCGGCGATGGCCGCAACATCTCGATCGCGCTGTGGGGCAAGAATGTGTTCGACAAGCGCTATCCGGGCTTCGTGATCGGCTCCGGCTCGATCATCACCGGCTATCCGAACCAGGCGATCTCCTACGGCGACCCGGCGACCTACGGCATCGACGTGGGCTTCTCCTTCTAA
- a CDS encoding SDR family NAD(P)-dependent oxidoreductase produces the protein MISTATNAVITGAASGIGLGLAREAARRGLRLILADRDADALAAATAELPDALAVPTDVTDRAAVDRLADIAFERFGRVDLLFNNAGIMATGFSWEIEPARWDASLAVNVGGVLNGIRSFVPRMLKANVPARIINTASVGGFNPSPLMAPYSATKFAVVSITESLKVELDMLDAPIGVSLLAPGPVRSAIFDDPFSGEIHPATQKFVDALRAMIDQYGMDPEPFAAAVFDAIERGDYWIVPQPEALDPMLEQRHKMIAERAQPRFDFFS, from the coding sequence ATGATCTCCACCGCCACCAATGCGGTCATCACCGGCGCGGCGAGCGGGATAGGCTTAGGCCTGGCCCGCGAAGCCGCCCGGCGGGGCCTCCGCCTGATCCTGGCCGACCGCGACGCCGACGCCCTGGCGGCTGCGACCGCCGAGTTGCCCGACGCGCTGGCCGTGCCGACCGACGTCACAGATCGTGCGGCAGTCGACCGGCTTGCCGACATCGCCTTCGAGCGCTTCGGTCGCGTCGACCTGCTGTTCAACAATGCCGGCATCATGGCGACCGGCTTCAGCTGGGAGATCGAGCCCGCGCGCTGGGACGCGTCGCTGGCGGTCAACGTCGGCGGCGTGCTCAACGGCATACGCAGCTTCGTGCCGCGCATGCTCAAGGCGAATGTCCCTGCGCGGATCATCAACACCGCGTCCGTCGGCGGCTTCAACCCCAGCCCGCTGATGGCACCCTACAGCGCCACCAAGTTCGCGGTGGTGTCGATCACGGAGTCGCTGAAAGTCGAACTCGACATGCTGGACGCACCGATCGGCGTCAGCCTGCTCGCGCCGGGCCCGGTTCGCTCGGCGATCTTCGACGATCCTTTCAGTGGCGAGATCCATCCGGCGACCCAGAAATTCGTCGATGCGCTGCGTGCGATGATCGACCAATATGGCATGGATCCGGAGCCCTTCGCGGCCGCCGTCTTCGATGCGATCGAACGCGGAGACTACTGGATCGTGCCGCAACCGGAAGCACTGGACCCGATGCTCGAACAGCGGCACAAGATGATCGCCGAACGGGCGCAACCGCGGTTCGATTTCTTCTCCTGA
- a CDS encoding TonB-dependent receptor — translation MSHHKVRFATRCAVIALAFSAMSAHAQTTPVEEGVSEGIQDIVVTARRQSESLQKTPISITALDSRAIERINIQAVDKLGQVAPNLVISQQSSSLSSASINIRGIGQTDPSLGLDTAVGIYLDGVYVARSAGSIFDLVDIERIEVLRGPQGTLFGRNTTGGAIQIVSKKPSDVFGATLRAGYGTRNNWFGRGRVDTGEFGDSGISAAVSYYHRQRDGYFDNFLTPRSKDPGSLNVDAFTVALSGDFGPLQVDYGFDYDDRTGAPAFHQTVALSPDARTYYSRSPNYGGPALQFVGSDTRLNRGLQQPGGPGNDYTSHTRSQGHTLTLSYEASDAITFKSITGYRKLLLENVLGLSGQGDLKGLVLDFASPTLTSVQSVTPYNGYNSPQKQKQFSEELQLLGKAGDFSYVLGAYYFREKVSENNNQNLTLVLSPFALPFLGFPTAVQDALVGQGIDLIGLNLSPIARYSQVSKSYAAFGQVSWKPQALDERFELTGGIRYTEDRKSIFLQNLSNGVSSIIGPPRGSVKYTNTSFLGSASYQLSPDALVYAKLSTGYKSGGFNPRADTLNSFAPEKLVSYEAGAKLDLLNRRLRINGSAFLSKYDDLQVPQFAAGSGGASTLLVNAGKAEFKGVELEVTALPARGLTLSGSLGYTDPKYKSFLFLNPNTNTVSDIASTARFPNVAKFNSNLAVDYVFEPMAIGTLSARVSYAYRSHIYFYPNDAVNPFQQQVDSPATNTVDARIALSDIALGSAAKGELSLVGENLLNEDQVLYGIDFGSLGFGGKIYSEPRRVSVEFKISF, via the coding sequence ATGTCGCATCATAAAGTTCGTTTCGCCACGCGCTGCGCCGTTATCGCGCTGGCCTTCTCCGCCATGTCCGCTCATGCCCAGACGACTCCCGTCGAGGAAGGCGTCAGCGAAGGCATACAGGACATCGTCGTCACCGCGCGCCGTCAGTCGGAGTCGCTGCAGAAGACCCCGATTTCGATCACGGCGCTGGACAGCCGCGCGATCGAGAGGATCAATATCCAGGCGGTCGACAAGCTCGGCCAGGTCGCGCCGAACCTTGTGATCAGCCAGCAATCCTCGTCGCTGTCCTCGGCCTCGATCAACATCCGGGGCATCGGCCAGACCGATCCGTCTCTCGGCCTCGACACCGCTGTCGGCATCTATCTCGACGGCGTCTATGTTGCCCGCAGCGCTGGCTCGATCTTCGACCTCGTCGATATCGAGCGGATCGAAGTGCTGCGCGGTCCTCAGGGCACGCTGTTCGGCCGCAACACCACGGGCGGCGCGATCCAGATCGTGTCGAAGAAGCCGTCGGACGTATTCGGTGCGACACTGCGCGCCGGATACGGCACCCGCAACAACTGGTTCGGACGCGGTCGCGTCGACACCGGCGAGTTCGGCGATTCCGGCATCTCGGCGGCGGTCAGCTATTATCACCGCCAGCGCGACGGCTATTTCGACAATTTCCTCACCCCGCGCAGCAAGGATCCGGGCTCGCTCAACGTCGATGCCTTCACGGTCGCGCTCTCGGGCGATTTCGGCCCGCTTCAGGTCGACTATGGCTTCGACTATGACGACCGCACCGGTGCGCCTGCCTTCCACCAGACCGTGGCGCTCAGCCCCGACGCCCGGACCTATTACAGCCGTTCGCCCAATTATGGCGGCCCGGCCCTCCAGTTTGTGGGCTCCGATACGCGCCTGAACCGCGGTCTCCAGCAGCCCGGCGGCCCCGGCAACGACTATACCTCGCATACGCGCAGCCAGGGCCACACGCTGACACTCTCCTATGAGGCGTCGGATGCGATCACCTTCAAGTCGATCACCGGCTATCGCAAGCTGCTGCTCGAGAACGTCCTCGGCCTTAGCGGGCAGGGCGATCTCAAGGGCCTCGTCCTCGACTTCGCCTCGCCGACGCTGACCTCAGTCCAGTCGGTCACGCCCTATAACGGCTATAACAGCCCGCAGAAGCAGAAGCAGTTCTCCGAGGAGCTTCAGCTGCTCGGCAAGGCGGGCGACTTCAGCTATGTGCTCGGCGCCTATTATTTCCGTGAGAAGGTGTCCGAGAACAACAACCAGAACCTGACGCTGGTGCTGTCGCCCTTCGCCCTGCCCTTCCTCGGCTTCCCGACCGCCGTTCAGGATGCACTGGTTGGCCAGGGCATCGACCTGATCGGCCTCAACCTCTCGCCGATCGCGCGCTATTCGCAGGTGTCGAAGTCCTACGCCGCCTTTGGCCAGGTCAGCTGGAAGCCGCAGGCGCTCGACGAGCGGTTCGAGCTGACGGGCGGCATCCGCTACACCGAGGATCGCAAGAGCATCTTCCTGCAGAACCTGTCGAACGGCGTGTCCAGCATCATCGGCCCGCCGCGCGGGAGCGTGAAGTACACCAACACCTCGTTCCTCGGATCGGCCAGCTATCAGCTGAGCCCCGACGCGCTTGTCTATGCGAAGCTGTCGACGGGCTATAAGTCGGGCGGCTTCAACCCGCGCGCCGACACGCTCAACAGCTTCGCGCCGGAAAAACTGGTGTCCTATGAGGCGGGTGCCAAGCTCGACCTGCTGAACCGGCGCCTGCGCATCAACGGATCCGCCTTCCTCAGCAAATATGACGACCTTCAGGTGCCGCAGTTCGCAGCCGGCAGTGGCGGTGCGTCGACCCTGCTGGTCAACGCCGGCAAGGCCGAGTTCAAGGGCGTCGAGCTGGAAGTGACCGCGCTTCCCGCACGCGGCCTGACCCTCTCCGGCTCGCTCGGTTACACCGATCCGAAATATAAGAGCTTCCTGTTCCTCAACCCGAACACCAACACGGTCAGCGACATCGCCAGCACGGCGCGCTTCCCGAACGTCGCGAAGTTCAACTCGAACCTCGCGGTCGACTATGTGTTCGAACCGATGGCGATCGGCACCCTCTCGGCGCGGGTTTCCTACGCCTATCGCAGCCACATCTATTTCTACCCGAACGACGCGGTGAATCCGTTCCAGCAGCAGGTGGACTCGCCTGCCACCAACACGGTCGACGCACGGATCGCCCTTAGCGATATCGCGCTTGGCAGTGCCGCGAAGGGCGAATTGTCGCTGGTCGGCGAGAATCTGCTTAACGAGGACCAGGTGCTCTACGGCATCGACTTCGGCTCGCTCGGTTTCGGCGGCAAGATCTATTCCGAACCGCGCCGCGTGTCGGTCGAGTTCAAGATCAGCTTCTGA
- a CDS encoding helix-turn-helix transcriptional regulator yields MRRARTDGEFRTDRTRVHVYTYRYERPSRDTRAPGRDLVVLCENPARGSAGIFRSADASSAVLPLGGMMVIPAGAAISATGPGGDRRLSVCSSAAGWLPADFDPTDRRQLALCGDVRDVRVRAAMERMAAEALAPGFGSDVLIDALATTLAIDLARYFRRSTSDTDSARGKLAPWQLRRIEDRVTAASGDRLTIAELAELAEVSPSHFARVFRATTGRTVHRFVEEVRLSRAQAMLRETDLPLKQIAATLGFSGPSSFTLAFRKATGTTPGRFRMEAAIS; encoded by the coding sequence ATGCGACGCGCCCGGACTGACGGCGAGTTCCGCACCGATCGAACGCGGGTCCACGTCTATACCTATCGCTACGAACGGCCGTCGCGCGACACGCGCGCGCCGGGCCGCGATCTTGTGGTTTTGTGCGAAAATCCAGCGCGGGGTTCGGCCGGCATTTTCCGGTCGGCGGATGCGAGCAGCGCCGTGCTGCCGCTTGGCGGGATGATGGTGATCCCGGCCGGCGCGGCGATCAGCGCGACAGGACCCGGGGGCGATCGTCGTCTTTCGGTCTGCAGTTCGGCGGCCGGCTGGCTGCCGGCGGATTTCGACCCGACCGACCGGCGGCAGCTGGCGCTGTGCGGAGATGTGCGCGACGTGCGCGTCCGCGCGGCGATGGAGCGGATGGCGGCGGAGGCCCTGGCGCCGGGTTTCGGATCGGACGTGCTGATCGATGCGCTGGCGACGACGCTTGCGATCGATCTTGCCCGCTATTTCCGGCGATCGACGAGCGATACCGATAGTGCGCGCGGCAAGCTTGCGCCGTGGCAGCTCCGCCGAATCGAGGATCGCGTCACGGCGGCGTCGGGGGACAGGCTCACCATCGCCGAACTGGCTGAACTGGCTGAGGTTAGTCCCAGCCATTTCGCCCGGGTGTTCCGCGCCACGACCGGACGCACCGTCCACCGGTTCGTCGAGGAAGTCCGGCTTTCGCGCGCACAGGCGATGCTGCGCGAGACGGACCTGCCGTTGAAGCAGATCGCGGCGACACTCGGTTTCAGCGGCCCCAGCAGCTTCACGCTGGCCTTTCGCAAGGCGACCGGGACCACGCCCGGCCGCTTTCGCATGGAAGCCGCGATCAGCTGA
- a CDS encoding acyclic terpene utilization AtuA family protein produces the protein MTTERYAGRKVRIGGGSAYFADSALGVPQLLAAGGLDYLIFDYLAEASMGMFGRSRQASPPALYPPDFLTVHVGPHLHEIARQGIKVIANAGALDPLGLARAVEEKVAAEGLSLKVAAVTGDELIQRVDELRASGVRDMFTGAPFPDKVLTANAYLGAFPIASALARGADIVITGRVVDSAIVLGALVHEFGWQPDDYGKLAAGTLAGHLLECSTQVTGGTFTDWEAVEGWEAIGFPIGEVASDGSMILTKPEGTGGLVSVGTVAEQLLYEVSNPADYVVADVSCDFGAVRLEQLSPDRVHVSGARGRPPTPWLKASVTFDMGWRTTGLTPIIGESAGAKARRQGQALIERGRSLLRARNLPDFSGTSVVVIGEEASYGPHARISGAREVVLKLTVDHPMVEGAGMFAREQASGITTMSVGTSINLATTVQPLTGLFGFLLPRETVTPIVTMSGESWPVPIAPGRTSEISAPVVASAVPEEDMATVDLIDLAWGRSGDKGSLFNVAVIARNPDWIGWIAAAMTPETVGEWYRHFSPDGSLPRVDRYAVPGFSALNFVVHGCLGGGILSGAGVDPAAKSMAQLIMRFPVAVPRSLAATLHAETLA, from the coding sequence GTGACGACAGAAAGATACGCAGGCCGCAAGGTCAGGATCGGTGGCGGTTCGGCCTATTTCGCCGACAGCGCGCTCGGCGTCCCGCAGCTTCTGGCTGCGGGCGGCCTCGATTATCTGATCTTCGACTATCTGGCCGAGGCCAGCATGGGCATGTTCGGCCGCTCGCGTCAGGCGAGCCCGCCCGCGCTGTATCCGCCCGACTTCCTGACGGTCCATGTCGGGCCGCATCTGCACGAGATCGCGCGACAGGGGATCAAGGTGATCGCCAATGCCGGAGCGCTCGATCCGCTCGGGCTGGCGCGCGCGGTCGAGGAGAAGGTCGCCGCCGAAGGCCTGTCGCTCAAGGTCGCGGCGGTCACGGGCGACGAGCTCATTCAGCGCGTCGACGAGCTTCGGGCGTCGGGCGTGCGCGACATGTTCACGGGCGCGCCGTTCCCTGACAAGGTGCTGACCGCCAACGCTTATCTCGGCGCATTCCCGATCGCCTCTGCACTGGCGCGGGGCGCCGATATCGTCATCACCGGGCGCGTGGTCGACTCCGCGATCGTGCTCGGCGCGCTGGTCCACGAGTTCGGCTGGCAGCCGGATGACTATGGGAAGCTCGCAGCGGGAACGCTGGCCGGACACCTGCTCGAATGCAGCACCCAGGTCACCGGCGGCACCTTCACCGACTGGGAGGCCGTCGAGGGTTGGGAAGCGATCGGCTTCCCGATCGGCGAGGTCGCCTCGGACGGCAGCATGATCCTGACCAAGCCCGAGGGGACGGGCGGGCTGGTCTCGGTGGGCACGGTAGCCGAGCAACTGCTCTACGAAGTCAGCAACCCGGCAGACTATGTCGTCGCCGACGTGTCCTGCGATTTCGGCGCGGTGCGGCTCGAACAACTCAGCCCCGATCGCGTGCATGTCAGCGGCGCGCGCGGGCGGCCGCCGACGCCGTGGCTCAAGGCCAGCGTCACCTTCGACATGGGCTGGCGGACGACGGGGCTCACCCCGATTATCGGCGAGAGCGCGGGGGCGAAGGCGCGGCGGCAAGGCCAGGCGCTGATCGAACGCGGCCGGAGCCTGCTGCGCGCGCGCAACCTTCCCGACTTCAGCGGCACCTCGGTTGTCGTGATCGGAGAGGAGGCGAGCTATGGCCCGCATGCCCGCATCTCCGGCGCGCGCGAGGTGGTGCTCAAGCTGACGGTCGACCACCCCATGGTCGAGGGCGCGGGCATGTTTGCACGCGAGCAGGCCTCGGGCATCACGACGATGTCGGTAGGCACCAGCATCAATCTGGCGACGACGGTGCAACCGCTGACCGGGCTCTTCGGCTTCCTGCTGCCTCGCGAGACGGTGACCCCGATCGTGACGATGAGCGGAGAGAGCTGGCCTGTCCCGATCGCTCCCGGTCGAACGAGTGAGATCTCTGCGCCGGTTGTCGCTTCCGCCGTACCTGAAGAGGATATGGCGACGGTCGATCTGATCGACCTTGCCTGGGGGCGCAGCGGTGACAAGGGCAGCTTGTTCAACGTCGCGGTGATCGCGCGCAACCCCGACTGGATCGGCTGGATTGCCGCCGCCATGACGCCCGAGACGGTCGGCGAATGGTATCGCCATTTCTCGCCGGACGGCAGCCTGCCGAGAGTCGACCGCTATGCGGTGCCCGGCTTCTCGGCGCTGAACTTCGTCGTCCATGGCTGTCTGGGCGGCGGCATTTTGAGTGGAGCCGGGGTCGATCCGGCCGCCAAGAGCATGGCGCAGCTGATCATGCGCTTTCCCGTCGCAGTGCCGCGCTCGCTCGCGGCGACCCTCCATGCGGAGACATTGGCATGA
- a CDS encoding Coq4 family protein — protein MNDYSYLMKGIVPLSTDSSTLISSSKYLNDARLRDWVSTHMLRRNGPDVPTPSDSIQLVLLLRQIQDIDHINALFAEERKKNAALDAWFEEGYASTFQRDDLAHYAPGTVGNIFYRQLVDNNLQVDIVPPVKARNDYEYFNFRAGQQHDLEHILGGGGFDFIGEVVPYYMRLANLFVHLSPELAGELSVFSILGSTRIITRAVLHYPQTWLTVLDAMERGAKVGRESDPIYLMRYEEVFHMTPEDARVHLGIRGVRIADTAAASAEWN, from the coding sequence ATGAACGATTATAGCTATCTGATGAAGGGGATCGTGCCGCTTTCGACCGACAGCAGCACGCTGATCAGCTCCTCCAAATATCTGAACGACGCCCGCCTGCGCGACTGGGTGTCGACGCACATGCTGCGCCGGAACGGCCCCGATGTGCCGACACCCTCGGACTCGATCCAGCTCGTCCTGCTGCTGCGCCAGATCCAGGACATCGACCATATCAACGCGCTGTTCGCCGAGGAGCGGAAGAAGAATGCCGCGCTCGATGCCTGGTTCGAGGAGGGCTATGCCTCGACCTTCCAGCGCGACGACCTCGCCCACTATGCCCCGGGTACCGTCGGCAACATCTTCTATCGCCAACTGGTCGACAACAATCTCCAGGTCGACATCGTGCCGCCGGTGAAGGCGCGCAACGACTATGAGTATTTCAATTTCCGCGCTGGCCAGCAGCACGACCTCGAGCATATCCTCGGCGGCGGCGGCTTCGACTTCATTGGCGAGGTGGTGCCCTATTATATGCGCCTCGCGAACCTGTTCGTGCATTTGAGCCCCGAGCTGGCCGGCGAGCTGTCGGTCTTCTCTATCCTCGGATCGACGCGGATCATCACCCGCGCGGTGCTCCACTATCCGCAGACCTGGCTGACTGTCCTCGACGCGATGGAGCGCGGCGCGAAGGTCGGCCGCGAGTCCGATCCGATCTATCTGATGCGCTACGAAGAGGTCTTCCACATGACCCCCGAGGACGCGCGCGTGCATCTCGGCATACGTGGCGTGCGGATCGCCGACACCGCAGCGGCATCGGCCGAATGGAACTGA